A genomic segment from Halomonas sp. GD1P12 encodes:
- a CDS encoding exonuclease SbcCD subunit D produces the protein MRLLHTADWHLGRLFHNVSLLDDQRFVLDQLIEIVDRDAVDAVLVAGDIFDRAIPPAGAVTLLDDVLYELCDKRGLPVVMISGNHDSAERLRFGARHLKKAGLHILSELDRADAPVTLEAGGVTVDVFGIPYADPEHVRSAFKCEVRDFDSAHRFLLERIEAVRQPGRPALLMSHCFVDGGAASDSERPLNLGGAESVAWEPMQRFDYVALGHLHGPQYRGGEHIRYSGSLLKYSFSEARQRKGVTLVDIDTDGQLAFEWRTLTPKREVRVLEGELESLLAQAQNEASERREDYLLVRLTDRHAILDPMSKLRALYPNVLHLEKPGMLEARGAQQLDREKLHFSALEMFSDFFEQTSGEALDDDQQAVVRALIAELNKAEGGP, from the coding sequence ATGCGACTACTGCACACGGCCGACTGGCACCTGGGGCGGCTTTTTCACAACGTATCGCTGCTCGATGACCAGCGCTTTGTACTCGACCAGCTCATCGAGATCGTCGATCGTGACGCCGTCGATGCGGTGCTGGTCGCCGGCGACATTTTCGATCGCGCCATTCCCCCCGCCGGCGCCGTGACGCTGCTCGACGACGTGCTTTATGAGCTCTGCGATAAGCGCGGCCTGCCGGTCGTGATGATCTCCGGCAACCACGACAGCGCCGAGCGGCTGCGCTTTGGTGCCCGCCACCTCAAGAAGGCCGGGCTTCATATTCTCTCCGAGCTCGACCGGGCCGACGCGCCGGTCACTCTCGAGGCCGGCGGCGTGACGGTGGATGTCTTCGGCATTCCCTACGCCGACCCGGAGCACGTGCGCAGCGCCTTCAAGTGCGAGGTACGCGATTTCGACAGCGCCCACCGCTTTTTGCTCGAACGTATCGAGGCCGTTCGCCAACCAGGCCGCCCGGCGCTGTTGATGAGCCATTGCTTCGTCGACGGTGGTGCCGCCTCGGACTCCGAGCGCCCGCTCAATCTCGGTGGGGCGGAGAGCGTGGCCTGGGAGCCGATGCAGCGTTTCGACTACGTGGCCCTTGGCCACCTGCACGGGCCGCAGTATCGCGGCGGCGAGCACATCCGCTACAGCGGCTCGCTACTAAAATACAGCTTTTCCGAAGCGCGCCAGCGAAAGGGCGTGACGCTGGTCGATATCGATACGGACGGCCAGCTCGCGTTCGAGTGGCGCACGCTCACCCCCAAACGCGAGGTGCGCGTGCTCGAAGGCGAGCTGGAAAGCCTGCTGGCGCAGGCACAAAACGAGGCGTCTGAGCGCCGCGAGGACTACCTGCTGGTACGCCTGACTGATCGCCACGCCATTCTCGACCCGATGAGCAAGCTGCGCGCGCTCTACCCCAACGTGCTCCATCTGGAGAAGCCAGGCATGCTCGAGGCGCGCGGCGCCCAGCAGCTCGACCGCGAAAAGCTCCACTTCAGTGCGCTGGAGATGTTCAGCGACTTCTTCGAGCAGACCAGCGGCGAAGCGCTCGACGACGACCAGCAAGCGGTCGTGCGAGCGCTGATTGCAGAGCTGAACAAGGCGGAGGGCGGCCCGTGA
- the nadE gene encoding ammonia-dependent NAD(+) synthetase produces MDSQGDSQTRIRQALGVKASIDVKEEIERRVAFLYQRLKGTGLRALVLGISGGVDSTVTGRLCQLAVERARAEGRKAEFYAMRLPYAVQADENDAQQALDFIRADHLLTVNVKPASDAALKALEEGGLVFRDEHQRDFVLGNIKARQRMVAQYAVAGAHAGLVVGTDHAAEALMGFFTKFGDGACDVVPLAGLTKDQVRRLGAELGAPASLVKKAPTADLETLKPQLADEDALGVTYAEIDAFLTGEEVDDVARRTIVQTFERTQHKRDLPIAP; encoded by the coding sequence ATGGACTCGCAAGGCGACTCGCAAACCCGTATCCGCCAGGCCCTTGGCGTCAAGGCGTCGATCGATGTGAAAGAGGAGATCGAGCGGCGCGTGGCGTTTCTTTATCAGCGCCTCAAGGGCACCGGCCTGCGTGCGCTGGTGCTCGGCATCAGCGGCGGCGTCGACTCCACCGTGACCGGGCGCCTTTGCCAGCTCGCGGTAGAGCGAGCCCGCGCCGAGGGCCGCAAGGCCGAGTTCTACGCCATGCGCCTGCCCTACGCCGTGCAGGCCGATGAAAACGACGCCCAGCAGGCGCTCGACTTCATCCGGGCCGATCATCTGCTCACGGTGAACGTCAAGCCCGCCAGCGACGCCGCCCTCAAGGCGCTCGAGGAGGGCGGCCTTGTGTTTCGCGACGAGCACCAGCGCGATTTCGTGCTGGGTAACATCAAGGCGCGCCAGCGCATGGTGGCGCAGTACGCGGTGGCCGGCGCCCACGCGGGGCTGGTGGTCGGCACCGACCACGCCGCCGAGGCGCTGATGGGCTTTTTCACCAAGTTTGGCGACGGCGCCTGCGACGTGGTGCCACTCGCCGGGCTCACCAAGGACCAGGTGCGCCGCTTGGGCGCCGAGCTCGGCGCGCCGGCGTCACTGGTGAAAAAAGCGCCCACCGCGGATCTCGAAACCCTCAAGCCGCAGCTTGCCGACGAGGACGCCCTGGGCGTGACCTACGCCGAGATCGATGCCTTTCTGACCGGCGAGGAGGTCGACGACGTGGCGCGCAGGACCATCGTGCAGACCTTCGAGCGTACCCAGCATAAACGCGACCTGCCCATCGCGCCCTGA
- a CDS encoding SLC13 family permease: MFKTATLSVWDQLWHYHYQAKHLLLCALPTSGAPGATGAQGGSGTPTPPDNTPSPRPPAYNRAQSIGLVLGPLMFALTVMFFEPADLSFEGRMVLATTLWVAIWWITEAIPIPATSLLPIILLPITGALEGSAVTAAYGNPIVFLFLGGFLIALAMEKWDLHKRIALTIISVLGTSINSIVFGFMAATGFLSMWVSNTASVMMMLPIATAIVYQVTQELAKSDGDHSGEIDKFSKALIFGVGYGGTIGGLGTLIGTPPNIILAAVVSELFGYEISFASWLMFAFPVVVLLLFIGWLMLTRFIYPMNLGHLPGGKELIKKEMEALGRTSFEEKAVLAVFLLAAFFWITRSFLWQGQIINIPGINDTMIAITAAVALFLIPSRTKGGCLLDWEIARDVPWGILLLFGGGLAIAAGFNSSGLAAWMGDQMSVLEGVNFLMVILLSAAMVLYLTEITSNTATATMILPVLASLALALNVHPFVLMVPAAMAANCAFMLPVGTPPNAIIFATGKITIAEMVRNGFWLNIIALILIVAATYFLLPALWSVDLTVYPDAFRN; encoded by the coding sequence ATGTTCAAAACGGCCACCCTATCGGTCTGGGACCAGCTTTGGCACTATCATTATCAGGCCAAACACCTTCTTCTGTGCGCACTGCCGACCTCCGGTGCCCCTGGCGCTACCGGTGCGCAGGGCGGTTCAGGTACGCCGACGCCTCCCGATAACACCCCCTCGCCGCGCCCGCCGGCGTACAATCGTGCGCAGTCCATCGGGCTCGTGCTCGGGCCGCTGATGTTCGCGCTGACGGTGATGTTCTTCGAGCCGGCGGATTTGAGCTTCGAAGGCCGCATGGTGCTGGCGACCACGCTTTGGGTCGCCATCTGGTGGATCACCGAGGCCATTCCGATTCCGGCGACCTCACTGCTACCGATCATACTGCTGCCCATTACCGGAGCGCTCGAGGGCAGTGCTGTCACCGCCGCTTACGGTAATCCGATCGTCTTTCTGTTTTTGGGCGGTTTTTTGATCGCGCTGGCAATGGAGAAATGGGATCTGCACAAGCGTATCGCGCTGACCATCATTTCCGTGCTCGGCACCAGTATCAACAGCATCGTGTTCGGCTTCATGGCCGCCACGGGCTTTCTTTCGATGTGGGTGTCCAACACCGCCTCGGTGATGATGATGCTGCCGATCGCCACCGCGATCGTCTATCAGGTCACCCAGGAGCTTGCCAAGAGCGACGGCGACCACAGCGGTGAAATCGACAAGTTCAGCAAGGCGTTGATTTTCGGTGTCGGCTACGGCGGTACCATCGGTGGTCTCGGCACGCTGATCGGCACGCCCCCCAACATCATTCTGGCCGCCGTAGTCAGCGAGCTGTTCGGCTATGAAATCTCGTTCGCCAGCTGGCTGATGTTCGCCTTCCCGGTCGTGGTATTACTGCTGTTCATCGGCTGGCTCATGCTCACGCGCTTTATCTACCCGATGAACCTGGGCCATCTGCCCGGCGGCAAGGAGTTGATCAAAAAGGAGATGGAGGCGCTTGGGCGCACCAGCTTCGAGGAGAAAGCGGTGCTGGCCGTGTTCCTGTTGGCGGCGTTTTTCTGGATCACCCGCTCGTTTTTATGGCAGGGCCAGATCATCAATATCCCCGGCATCAACGACACCATGATCGCGATCACCGCGGCGGTGGCTCTGTTTTTGATTCCCTCTCGCACCAAGGGCGGCTGCCTGCTGGACTGGGAAATCGCCCGTGACGTGCCCTGGGGTATTTTGCTGCTCTTCGGGGGCGGTCTGGCGATCGCCGCCGGCTTCAACTCGTCAGGCCTGGCCGCCTGGATGGGCGATCAAATGAGCGTGCTGGAAGGCGTCAACTTCCTGATGGTGATTCTGCTCTCCGCGGCCATGGTGCTCTATCTCACCGAGATCACCTCCAACACCGCGACCGCGACCATGATCCTGCCGGTACTGGCGTCTTTGGCGCTGGCGCTGAACGTGCACCCGTTCGTGCTGATGGTGCCGGCGGCCATGGCGGCCAACTGTGCCTTCATGCTGCCGGTGGGCACGCCGCCCAACGCGATCATCTTCGCCACCGGCAAGATCACCATCGCCGAAATGGTGCGCAACGGCTTCTGGCTCAACATCATCGCGCTGATTCTGATCGTGGCCGCGACCTACTTCCTGCTCCCGGCACTTTGGAGCGTGGATCTGACGGTCTATCCGGACGCGTTTCGCAACTAA
- the sstT gene encoding serine/threonine transporter SstT, translating into MIATAQAAFRPLLRLGLISQILIGITAGVALALLSPAVATRVALLGQLFISALQAVAPILVFVLVMAAIAAHQKGRPTQIRSVLVLYVIGTLIAALIAVSASFLLPTELALDAPQADGNPPGDIVGVLRDLLLNAISNPVSALMEANFVAILVWAVGLGLALRQASDTTRQALSDLSGAVTRLVTLVIRLAPLGIFGLVAGTLAESGASALLRYAQLLGIIVGCMGVVALITNPLLVYVVTRRNPYPLVWTCLRESAITAFFTRSSAANIPVNLELCRKLELDADTYSISIPLGATINMCGAAITITVITLAMTHTLGISVDFPTALLLCVVSALAACGVSGVAGGSLMLIPMAASLFGISTEVAMQAVAIGFVISVVQDATETALNSSTDVLFTAAACRAKKADA; encoded by the coding sequence ATGATTGCGACTGCCCAAGCGGCGTTTCGGCCTCTATTACGGCTGGGCCTGATTTCTCAAATTCTCATCGGTATCACCGCCGGCGTTGCGCTGGCGCTACTTTCGCCGGCGGTGGCCACCCGCGTGGCGCTGCTTGGTCAGCTATTCATCAGCGCGCTGCAAGCGGTCGCACCCATTCTGGTGTTCGTACTGGTAATGGCGGCGATCGCGGCTCACCAGAAGGGCCGGCCCACTCAGATTCGCTCGGTGCTGGTGCTTTATGTCATCGGCACGCTGATTGCGGCGTTGATCGCCGTGAGCGCGAGTTTCCTGCTGCCCACCGAGCTTGCGCTGGACGCGCCCCAAGCCGACGGCAACCCGCCGGGCGACATCGTTGGCGTACTGCGGGATCTGCTGCTCAATGCCATTTCCAACCCGGTCAGCGCGCTGATGGAGGCCAACTTCGTGGCCATTCTGGTCTGGGCGGTGGGTTTGGGGCTGGCACTGCGCCAGGCAAGCGACACGACTCGCCAGGCGCTTTCGGATCTGTCCGGGGCGGTCACCCGGCTCGTTACGCTGGTGATTCGCTTGGCGCCGCTGGGCATCTTCGGCCTGGTGGCGGGCACGCTGGCGGAGTCCGGCGCCTCGGCGCTGCTCAGGTACGCCCAGCTTTTAGGTATCATCGTGGGCTGCATGGGCGTCGTCGCGCTCATCACCAACCCGCTGCTGGTCTACGTCGTGACACGGCGAAACCCCTACCCGCTGGTCTGGACCTGCCTGCGAGAGAGCGCCATTACCGCCTTTTTCACCCGCAGCTCCGCGGCCAATATTCCGGTGAATCTGGAGCTTTGCCGCAAACTCGAGCTCGACGCCGATACCTACTCGATCTCGATACCGCTGGGCGCGACCATCAACATGTGCGGCGCGGCGATCACCATCACCGTGATCACGCTGGCCATGACCCACACTCTTGGCATCAGCGTCGATTTTCCGACCGCGCTGCTGCTGTGTGTGGTCTCGGCGCTGGCCGCCTGTGGGGTCTCGGGTGTGGCCGGGGGCTCCTTGATGCTGATTCCCATGGCGGCCAGCCTGTTCGGCATCTCGACGGAAGTGGCGATGCAGGCCGTGGCGATCGGTTTCGTGATCAGCGTGGTGCAGGACGCCACCGAGACCGCGCTGAACTCCTCGACCGACGTGCTCTTTACCGCCGCTGCCTGTCGCGCGAAAAAAGCAGACGCCTGA
- a CDS encoding helix-turn-helix domain-containing protein, whose translation MKEETLRTLGAHLQRLRLARGLSLSQLASAAGMAKSNLSRLEQGSGNPTLDTIWRLAVQLGVPFGALIAPVDEALCDDDVKLTLIEQGQGEPQVDAYWMGFAPNTERQAEGHTPGTVETLFVISGRIEAGELGALRWLAPGDSAQFNADRPHLYRTGLDRATLLVTITYH comes from the coding sequence ATGAAAGAAGAGACGCTACGCACGCTGGGCGCGCACCTTCAGCGTTTGCGCCTGGCGCGCGGGCTGTCGCTGAGCCAGCTGGCAAGCGCGGCGGGCATGGCCAAATCCAACCTGAGCCGGCTCGAGCAAGGTAGCGGCAACCCGACGCTGGATACGATCTGGCGCCTGGCGGTGCAGCTCGGGGTGCCCTTTGGGGCGCTGATTGCGCCGGTCGACGAGGCGCTTTGCGACGACGATGTAAAGCTCACCCTGATCGAGCAGGGCCAAGGGGAGCCCCAGGTCGACGCTTACTGGATGGGGTTCGCACCCAATACCGAGCGCCAGGCCGAAGGGCACACTCCAGGCACCGTCGAGACGCTGTTCGTCATTAGCGGACGCATCGAGGCGGGTGAACTCGGCGCGCTGCGATGGCTGGCTCCCGGTGACAGTGCCCAATTCAACGCCGACCGACCGCACCTTTATCGCACCGGTCTTGATCGCGCCACGCTGCTGGTGACCATTACTTACCACTAG
- a CDS encoding AzlC family ABC transporter permease, whose protein sequence is MRASTESSAGPHFVWHAALQGAREGIPLLGGYIPVSLSFGLVATQAGFTTFEAAAISLLIYAGASQFLFVGMIATGAPLWLVVALTLLINARHLVYGPNLAALLPRSRHWLWLMHGLTDQVFALALTRLPALAPARRFGWFLGCALMAWAVWVIGTVIGAVAGEAVTAYWPLLGEIMPFALPALFLAMTAPRFVDLRWSLALIVTIVAALALTLTGASNVAIPLGAACGALCFYAVRFSARGRA, encoded by the coding sequence ATGCGCGCGTCCACCGAATCCAGTGCCGGCCCCCACTTTGTTTGGCACGCCGCCCTTCAGGGCGCACGCGAGGGCATTCCGCTGCTGGGCGGCTACATACCGGTATCGCTGTCGTTCGGGCTGGTGGCGACTCAGGCCGGCTTTACGACGTTCGAGGCGGCGGCGATTTCGCTTTTGATCTACGCCGGCGCCTCGCAGTTTCTGTTCGTGGGCATGATCGCCACGGGCGCACCGCTTTGGCTGGTCGTTGCGTTGACCCTTTTAATCAACGCCCGCCACCTGGTATATGGCCCCAACCTGGCCGCGCTACTGCCCCGAAGTCGACACTGGCTCTGGCTCATGCACGGGCTGACCGATCAGGTCTTCGCCCTGGCGCTGACGAGACTCCCAGCGCTCGCCCCCGCGCGGCGCTTCGGCTGGTTTCTGGGCTGTGCGCTGATGGCCTGGGCGGTTTGGGTGATAGGCACCGTGATTGGCGCGGTGGCCGGCGAGGCGGTGACCGCGTATTGGCCGCTTCTGGGTGAGATCATGCCCTTTGCCCTGCCGGCGCTGTTTCTCGCCATGACCGCGCCGCGTTTTGTCGACCTGCGCTGGTCGCTGGCGCTCATCGTCACTATCGTTGCCGCGCTGGCTTTGACGCTGACCGGCGCCAGCAACGTTGCGATTCCACTGGGGGCGGCGTGCGGGGCGCTGTGCTTTTACGCGGTGCGGTTTTCCGCCAGGGGGCGCGCATGA
- a CDS encoding AzlD domain-containing protein — MSVELWIAVAMSALGTLLIRVAPFLWMQRRLDQRDGPSPLPGWLATLGPLMIAAVLGVSIVPVNPGTTSWVATALGLLTTCLVWRRTRSLGWPVAAGVTVFGVVVILAALALPG; from the coding sequence ATGAGTGTCGAGCTCTGGATCGCCGTGGCGATGTCGGCGCTGGGCACGCTGTTGATTCGCGTGGCGCCGTTTCTCTGGATGCAGCGGCGCCTCGACCAGCGCGATGGCCCGAGCCCGTTGCCGGGGTGGCTGGCCACGCTGGGGCCCTTGATGATCGCCGCGGTGCTGGGAGTGTCGATCGTGCCGGTCAACCCAGGCACCACCTCCTGGGTCGCGACCGCCCTTGGCCTGCTGACCACTTGTTTGGTGTGGCGACGTACGCGTTCACTGGGCTGGCCCGTGGCCGCGGGCGTCACGGTGTTTGGCGTCGTAGTGATTTTGGCGGCGCTGGCCCTGCCGGGCTGA
- a CDS encoding diguanylate cyclase domain-containing protein, which yields MLYGDGNNRPRETKAFKKLAPDADSQGGEAAWVAEKSWAHVTLNSITDAVLTTDMHGRVTYLNRVAEALIGWSRVEAAGKPVEDILSMVDSHTYQTMVNPAIRAMIEDRAQGFVLGAVLIHRDGSQREIESSAVPVHNLSGMIVGAVVVFHDACQSHIRSAQFAYQAQHDPLTSLPNRFLFADRLARAVGLAKRHQHKMALIYLDMDHFKAINDTFGHALGDRYLQIVAERLSGCIRTTDTVCRQGGDEFVVLLSEIESVKSALNVASKILTALATPCQLAGHEHTFSASIGVSIYPDHSTDEQALLHYADLAMYCAKQNGRQQCRLYLAEMEERQS from the coding sequence ATGCTATACGGAGATGGCAATAATCGTCCCAGAGAGACAAAGGCTTTCAAAAAACTGGCGCCCGACGCGGACTCGCAGGGAGGGGAGGCCGCCTGGGTTGCCGAGAAGAGCTGGGCTCACGTTACGCTGAACTCCATTACCGACGCGGTGTTGACCACGGACATGCACGGCCGGGTCACCTACCTGAACCGCGTGGCGGAAGCGCTGATTGGCTGGTCGAGGGTGGAAGCCGCTGGCAAGCCCGTCGAGGACATCCTGTCGATGGTCGATAGCCATACCTATCAAACGATGGTCAATCCAGCGATCCGCGCCATGATCGAGGATCGCGCTCAAGGCTTCGTTCTCGGCGCCGTTCTGATCCACCGGGACGGCAGCCAGCGCGAGATAGAAAGCTCCGCGGTCCCGGTTCACAATCTTTCGGGCATGATCGTCGGGGCCGTCGTCGTCTTTCATGATGCCTGCCAGTCGCATATCCGCTCGGCCCAATTCGCCTATCAGGCGCAGCACGATCCGCTTACCTCCCTTCCCAATCGCTTTCTCTTTGCCGATAGATTGGCGCGGGCGGTGGGCCTGGCAAAGCGCCACCAGCACAAGATGGCGCTTATCTACCTCGACATGGATCATTTCAAGGCCATCAACGACACGTTCGGGCACGCCCTGGGCGATCGCTACCTGCAGATCGTGGCTGAGCGTCTGAGCGGCTGTATCCGTACCACCGATACCGTCTGCCGCCAGGGTGGGGATGAGTTCGTGGTGCTATTGAGCGAAATCGAAAGCGTAAAGAGCGCGCTAAACGTGGCATCGAAGATCCTGACCGCATTGGCCACGCCCTGCCAACTGGCCGGCCATGAACACACCTTCAGTGCCAGTATCGGGGTGAGCATCTATCCGGATCACTCGACCGACGAGCAGGCGTTGCTTCACTACGCCGATCTTGCGATGTACTGCGCCAAGCAAAACGGCCGGCAGCAGTGCCGGCTGTATCTGGCCGAAATGGAAGAGCGTCAATCCTGA
- a CDS encoding Crp/Fnr family transcriptional regulator: MLKLRPFSQNGLLGLLNEEELAHLTPHLEEVTLALGQSLHESGRTLTHVYFPIDAIVSLLCVIENGASTEIAVVGREGMIGVSLFMGGETTPSRAIVQSSGRAYRLKGALVKREFDRAGGLQRLLLRYTQALLTQMAQTAVCNRHHSVDQQLCRWLLLSLDRLPGNELVMTQELIANMLGVRREGVTESAGKLQKAGLIAYNRGRITVRDRAGLEARVCECYAVVKNEYDRLLKHADVT; the protein is encoded by the coding sequence ATGCTCAAGCTACGCCCATTTAGTCAAAATGGTTTGCTTGGCTTACTCAATGAAGAAGAGCTTGCTCACCTGACACCGCACCTCGAGGAAGTCACCCTGGCGCTGGGCCAGTCGCTGCATGAGTCGGGCCGAACGTTGACTCACGTGTACTTTCCCATCGACGCCATCGTGTCGCTGTTGTGCGTCATCGAAAACGGCGCCTCTACCGAGATCGCGGTGGTCGGCCGCGAAGGAATGATCGGTGTTTCGCTGTTCATGGGTGGCGAAACCACTCCCAGCCGCGCCATCGTGCAAAGTTCGGGGCGTGCGTACCGCCTCAAGGGGGCGTTGGTCAAACGCGAGTTCGATCGCGCCGGTGGCCTGCAGCGCCTGCTGCTGCGCTACACCCAAGCGCTGCTGACCCAGATGGCACAAACGGCGGTCTGCAATCGCCACCACAGCGTCGACCAGCAGCTTTGCCGCTGGCTGTTGCTGAGCCTCGACCGGCTACCGGGCAACGAACTGGTGATGACGCAGGAGCTGATTGCCAACATGCTGGGCGTTCGTCGTGAGGGCGTTACCGAGTCCGCAGGAAAACTGCAAAAGGCCGGCCTCATTGCCTATAACCGTGGCCGCATTACCGTACGTGACCGGGCCGGGCTGGAAGCCCGCGTGTGCGAATGCTACGCGGTGGTGAAAAACGAGTACGACCGCCTACTCAAGCACGCGGATGTGACGTAA
- a CDS encoding Crp/Fnr family transcriptional regulator, translating into MTPIHRLLSANQLLADLPGVERDRFSGVCESVPLIFGEILQRPTQLQRHVYFPTDGFISQMTVLDTDSRLEVAMAGHEGMLGVATLLGVDHPTLMGIVQGAGSALRIEADAFRLLVANSPELHRRLMRYLYVVMNQFAGAAGCIHFHRIEERLARWLLMTQDRARSNHLQLTHEFLAIMLGVRRAGITLSAITLQTSGLIDYHRGEIIILDRPGLIAVACSCYETDCALYVRTMAPGA; encoded by the coding sequence ATGACGCCCATTCATCGCTTGCTCAGTGCCAACCAACTGCTCGCGGATTTGCCCGGCGTGGAACGGGATCGTTTTTCAGGCGTGTGCGAGTCGGTGCCCCTGATCTTTGGGGAGATTCTCCAGCGCCCCACCCAGCTCCAGCGCCACGTCTATTTCCCGACCGACGGCTTTATTTCACAAATGACGGTGCTCGATACCGATAGCCGGCTCGAAGTCGCCATGGCAGGCCATGAAGGCATGCTGGGCGTGGCCACACTTTTGGGTGTCGACCACCCCACCCTGATGGGAATCGTGCAGGGCGCTGGCAGCGCGTTACGTATCGAGGCCGATGCCTTTCGCCTGCTGGTCGCCAACAGCCCCGAGCTACATCGCCGGCTCATGCGCTACCTCTACGTGGTAATGAATCAGTTCGCCGGCGCGGCAGGGTGTATCCACTTTCACCGTATCGAGGAGCGCCTCGCTCGCTGGCTGTTGATGACTCAGGACCGTGCACGCTCGAACCACCTACAGCTGACCCACGAGTTTCTGGCCATCATGTTGGGCGTTCGCCGTGCAGGTATTACCCTTTCCGCCATTACGCTGCAAACGAGTGGGCTCATCGACTACCACCGCGGTGAGATCATTATTCTCGACCGGCCGGGGCTGATCGCGGTGGCTTGCTCGTGTTACGAGACGGACTGCGCGCTGTACGTCCGCACCATGGCCCCTGGCGCTTAA